One window of Clostridia bacterium genomic DNA carries:
- a CDS encoding AEC family transporter gives MNGLTFLDTLQLLMGLFIPMAIGFFLYRTKMVDKTFIKGLSVLLYNVSLPCSILDSMMKSITLSELIKTAVFPLIALVVIILTFILGVVVSLVIEKNSKKRNIIIFCVMISNFTFTAYPILEMLYGKDSIFYASMYNFVMFASVLVIGTLLIKNASCDDIDRGLTLKDLKSTPFLALILGFILLFIPVQIPAFIKTTISQLSATTTPLGVLLTGLVIAKAGKVDFKNFKIYITSAFRLIIIPISAIFILKLIGFSGNYIYVPAIILANPVAVNLVIFAENFNSYPEECANYVLITSLISIITLPVVYHVLSIIL, from the coding sequence ATGAACGGTTTGACATTTTTAGATACATTGCAACTTCTTATGGGGCTATTTATCCCTATGGCAATAGGCTTTTTTCTTTACAGAACAAAGATGGTGGATAAAACATTTATAAAGGGCTTATCAGTTCTTTTATATAATGTTTCTCTTCCTTGCTCTATTTTAGATTCTATGATGAAGAGTATAACACTTTCTGAACTTATAAAAACAGCAGTTTTTCCGCTTATTGCCCTTGTGGTTATTATTCTGACCTTTATATTAGGGGTAGTTGTGTCGCTTGTAATTGAAAAGAACTCTAAAAAAAGAAATATTATAATATTTTGTGTAATGATTTCAAACTTTACATTTACAGCGTATCCTATACTTGAGATGCTTTATGGCAAGGATTCAATTTTTTATGCGTCTATGTATAACTTTGTGATGTTTGCTTCTGTGCTTGTTATAGGAACTTTACTTATTAAAAATGCGTCCTGTGATGATATAGACAGGGGTCTTACATTGAAGGATTTAAAAAGTACTCCTTTTTTAGCGCTTATTTTAGGTTTCATATTATTATTTATTCCTGTACAGATACCTGCATTTATTAAAACAACTATTTCACAGTTAAGCGCTACTACAACGCCTTTGGGAGTTCTTCTTACAGGGCTTGTTATTGCCAAGGCAGGAAAGGTAGACTTTAAGAATTTTAAAATATATATAACAAGTGCTTTCAGGCTTATTATAATTCCGATTTCGGCAATTTTTATCTTAAAACTTATAGGCTTTAGCGGAAACTACATATATGTTCCTGCTATTATCCTTGCAAACCCTGTGGCAGTTAATCTTGTAATATTTGCAGAAAATTTTAATTCATATCCTGAAGAATGTGCAAACTATGTGCTTATTACCTCGCTTATTTCTATTATTACATTGCCTGTAGTTTACCATGTGCTTTCAATTATATTATAG
- a CDS encoding NAD(P)-dependent alcohol dehydrogenase, with translation MKAFAMLEIGKIGWIEKEMPDFGPMDAIIKPICVAPCTSDIHTAFKGAIGERKNMILGHECVGEVYKVGELVKDFKVGDKVIVPAITPDWGTVATQEGYPMHSSGMLSGWKFSNYKDGVFAEYCHVNEADANLAHLPENVDPISAVMLPDMVVTGFHGAELAKINFGDTVLVIGIGPVGLMAVAGANLRGASKIIAVGSREICKKVAREYGATDIISYKDKDIVSNVFKLTNNKGVDRVIIAGGDNDTFSQAVKVVKPGGIVSNVNYLGEGETINIPRVEWGVGMGHKTITGGLTPGGRMKMEKMAALISNGKLDTKKLVTHVFHGFDKIEEALLLMKDKPHDLIKPVVVID, from the coding sequence ATGAAAGCATTTGCCATGCTTGAAATAGGAAAAATAGGCTGGATAGAAAAAGAAATGCCTGATTTCGGGCCTATGGACGCTATTATAAAGCCAATATGCGTTGCACCTTGCACATCAGATATCCACACTGCATTCAAAGGTGCAATCGGCGAGAGAAAAAATATGATTTTAGGGCATGAGTGCGTTGGAGAAGTTTATAAGGTGGGAGAACTTGTAAAAGACTTTAAAGTGGGAGATAAAGTTATAGTTCCTGCTATTACTCCTGACTGGGGCACTGTTGCAACTCAGGAAGGATATCCTATGCACTCTTCCGGTATGCTCTCAGGCTGGAAATTCTCAAACTATAAAGACGGAGTGTTTGCAGAGTACTGCCATGTTAACGAGGCAGATGCAAACCTTGCGCATCTTCCCGAAAATGTAGACCCGATAAGTGCAGTTATGCTCCCTGATATGGTGGTTACAGGCTTTCATGGTGCAGAACTTGCAAAGATAAACTTCGGCGATACAGTTCTTGTTATTGGTATCGGCCCTGTCGGTCTTATGGCAGTAGCAGGGGCAAACCTTAGAGGTGCATCAAAAATTATTGCAGTAGGCTCGAGAGAAATTTGCAAAAAGGTTGCAAGAGAATATGGTGCAACCGATATTATAAGTTATAAAGACAAAGATATAGTTTCTAATGTTTTTAAACTTACAAATAACAAGGGCGTAGACCGAGTTATTATTGCAGGTGGGGATAATGATACTTTCTCACAAGCAGTAAAAGTTGTTAAACCAGGAGGTATAGTTTCAAATGTAAACTATCTTGGCGAGGGCGAAACTATCAATATCCCAAGAGTTGAATGGGGCGTTGGTATGGGGCATAAAACAATAACAGGCGGCCTTACACCAGGTGGAAGAATGAAAATGGAAAAAATGGCAGCCCTTATATCAAACGGTAAACTTGATACTAAAAAACTTGTTACCCATGTTTTCCACGGTTTTGATAAAATCGAAGAGGCGCTTCTTTTAATGAAAGATAAACCACATGACCTAATTAAACCAGTTGTTGTGATAGATTAA
- a CDS encoding DUF5067 domain-containing protein — protein MKKKILSLLLSIFVLGIFLLFAVGSGESTTTDQGNGTVEESLTDSTKLGNYNIEIKSCRLAKDYDGKDIVIVTYSYTNNSENPAAFTFTFDDSAFQNGIGLPKSYFVSDSANYNSDNQNKEIKKGATLDVEVAYELEDTTSNIEVEVKELISFSDDMVKKTFSLAK, from the coding sequence ATGAAAAAGAAAATTTTAAGTTTATTATTAAGTATATTTGTTTTAGGAATATTTTTGTTGTTTGCTGTTGGTAGTGGGGAAAGCACAACAACAGATCAGGGGAACGGAACAGTTGAAGAAAGTTTAACAGATTCAACAAAATTAGGAAACTATAATATAGAAATTAAAAGTTGCCGTTTAGCAAAAGACTATGATGGAAAAGATATAGTGATAGTAACATACAGTTACACAAATAATTCAGAAAACCCTGCTGCGTTTACATTTACATTTGACGATTCAGCATTCCAAAACGGAATTGGTTTGCCTAAATCTTACTTTGTTTCTGACAGTGCGAATTACAACAGTGATAATCAAAACAAAGAAATTAAAAAAGGCGCTACTTTAGATGTAGAGGTTGCTTACGAGTTAGAAGATACAACATCTAATATAGAAGTAGAAGTAAAAGAACTTATAAGTTTTAGTGACGATATGGTTAAGAAAACTTTTTCACTTGCAAAATAA
- the trmB gene encoding tRNA (guanosine(46)-N7)-methyltransferase TrmB, giving the protein MRMRRKKHRDERYENCIDLAIESFDNIKSLKDIFYNDNPIHIEIGCGKGRFMLNLAKLNPDINYIAIEKSLDVIIMAMEKIKESGITNVKFFAGDVEKLREKGYESEVSRIYVNFCDPWKKSGQAKRRLTHANYLSLYEKLLKENGELFFKTDNRKLFEFSLNSFAAFPLKMQNISLDLHNSGYEGNIMTEYEENFSSQGFPIFRCECVFNIKK; this is encoded by the coding sequence ATGAGAATGAGAAGAAAAAAACACCGAGACGAAAGGTATGAAAATTGCATAGACCTTGCAATAGAGAGTTTTGACAATATAAAAAGCCTTAAAGATATTTTTTATAATGATAACCCTATACATATTGAAATAGGCTGTGGCAAGGGAAGATTTATGTTAAACCTTGCAAAACTTAACCCTGATATAAACTATATAGCCATAGAAAAAAGCCTTGATGTTATCATTATGGCAATGGAAAAGATTAAGGAAAGCGGCATTACAAATGTTAAATTCTTTGCAGGGGATGTTGAAAAGTTAAGAGAAAAAGGGTATGAAAGTGAAGTTTCAAGAATCTATGTTAATTTCTGCGACCCTTGGAAAAAGAGCGGTCAGGCAAAAAGAAGGCTTACCCATGCAAACTATCTGTCATTATACGAAAAACTGCTTAAAGAAAACGGAGAACTTTTCTTTAAAACAGATAACAGAAAACTTTTTGAGTTTTCTCTAAATTCCTTTGCAGCCTTTCCTTTAAAGATGCAAAATATATCTTTAGACCTTCATAATTCAGGATATGAGGGGAATATTATGACCGAGTATGAAGAAAACTTTTCTTCACAGGGTTTTCCGATTTTTAGATGCGAGTGTGTGTTTAATATAAAAAAATAA